One stretch of Streptomyces hygroscopicus DNA includes these proteins:
- a CDS encoding XRE family transcriptional regulator has translation MVASDLPIGDRIRHYRGERRQDVVAGLVGIAPDYLSQIERGLKVPSLPILHAIAQELGVPTAALLADMPTGSRVSLDTTEPAIVQALMGYGQPCGASSAEPTALRERVDSAWRIWQSSETRFTDMAGVLPGLIADTEQAARTARSATDPAQRRSIMRVRADLYFLLRSYLRRTSRVDLSMMAADRAVRAAEEADDPLRMAAAQWNLGHVLLAAQELDGAEQVALRAVEELRRSPMAEPDRVAMSGALHLVAVVAESRRREWSAARDRLRNHARPAARSVGEGNIMWTVFGPTNVVLHEVSIEMEAGDASEALQVADAVDTSDLPSMERSFTFNLEVARCHNLRRDDAAVLLNLLELEDLAPEDLARTPLARKLMLTVIRRGRAMHARQAEKLAERVGVF, from the coding sequence ATGGTCGCATCCGATCTGCCCATCGGCGACAGGATCAGGCACTACCGCGGCGAGCGGCGCCAAGATGTCGTGGCTGGGCTCGTCGGCATCGCTCCCGATTACCTGTCCCAGATCGAACGGGGCTTAAAGGTGCCGTCGCTGCCCATCCTGCACGCCATCGCCCAGGAGCTCGGAGTGCCCACTGCCGCGCTGCTTGCCGACATGCCCACAGGCAGCCGCGTATCCCTGGACACGACCGAGCCCGCGATTGTGCAGGCTTTGATGGGCTACGGGCAACCTTGTGGCGCTTCCTCCGCCGAGCCGACAGCACTGCGCGAGCGTGTGGACAGCGCCTGGCGGATCTGGCAGAGCAGCGAGACCCGATTCACCGACATGGCAGGCGTTCTGCCCGGCCTGATCGCGGATACCGAGCAGGCTGCCCGGACCGCCCGCTCGGCCACGGACCCCGCCCAGCGCCGAAGCATCATGCGTGTGAGGGCTGACCTCTACTTCCTGTTGCGGTCGTACCTGCGGCGCACCAGCCGGGTGGATCTGTCGATGATGGCCGCCGATCGGGCCGTACGGGCAGCCGAGGAAGCGGATGACCCACTGCGCATGGCGGCCGCCCAGTGGAACCTGGGGCACGTTCTACTGGCCGCTCAGGAACTGGACGGCGCCGAGCAGGTCGCGCTCCGCGCGGTCGAGGAGCTACGCCGATCGCCAATGGCGGAGCCGGACAGGGTCGCGATGTCAGGGGCGCTCCATCTCGTTGCGGTCGTCGCGGAGTCCCGGCGTCGTGAATGGTCTGCGGCACGGGACAGGCTGAGGAACCACGCCCGTCCAGCGGCTCGGAGCGTCGGAGAAGGCAACATCATGTGGACCGTTTTCGGGCCGACGAACGTGGTCTTGCACGAGGTCAGCATCGAGATGGAAGCGGGCGACGCAAGCGAGGCGCTACAGGTGGCAGACGCAGTGGACACCAGTGATCTGCCGTCCATGGAGCGATCGTTCACCTTCAATCTGGAGGTAGCACGCTGTCACAACTTGCGTCGCGACGACGCGGCGGTGCTCCTGAACCTGCTGGAACTTGAGGACTTGGCCCCGGAAGACCTGGCGCGTACGCCCCTGGCGCGAAAGCTCATGCTCACGGTGATCCGACGAGGTCGGGCGATGCATGCCCGGCAGGCTGAGAAGCTAGCGGAGCGGGTCGGAGTCTTCTGA
- a CDS encoding phosphoglycolate phosphatase, with the protein MPLLVLWDIDHTLVDTRGVGREIWAEAFEEVAGQPMREQAKTDGSTEAVILRETLRLHGLQDSRDLFERFAQALGAAHVRRAADLRERGHALPGVPPLLAALAARDGVTQTVMTGNVRAAAEVKLTAFGLDHYIDLSIGAFGEDADERPQLVRTVLRRAQMPSEDAVLVGDTPYDVEGGLSCGVRVIGVATGRTDADDLRAAGATEVIEDLADTEKMLKLLTK; encoded by the coding sequence GTGCCGCTGCTCGTGTTGTGGGACATCGACCACACACTCGTGGATACCCGAGGAGTCGGCCGCGAGATCTGGGCTGAAGCGTTCGAAGAGGTCGCCGGCCAGCCCATGCGGGAGCAGGCGAAGACCGACGGATCGACCGAGGCGGTCATCCTCCGGGAAACGCTGAGACTCCATGGACTGCAGGACAGCCGTGACCTGTTCGAGCGGTTCGCCCAGGCACTCGGAGCCGCCCACGTACGTCGCGCGGCCGACCTACGCGAACGCGGGCATGCCCTCCCCGGAGTGCCACCACTGCTCGCGGCCCTTGCGGCGCGGGACGGGGTCACGCAGACCGTGATGACTGGCAACGTCCGGGCTGCCGCAGAGGTGAAGTTGACCGCGTTCGGTCTCGACCACTACATCGACCTCTCGATCGGAGCCTTCGGCGAGGACGCGGACGAACGCCCGCAGTTGGTGCGCACTGTTCTGCGGCGTGCTCAGATGCCGTCAGAGGACGCTGTCCTTGTCGGGGATACGCCATACGACGTCGAGGGCGGCCTGAGCTGCGGCGTCCGCGTCATCGGCGTGGCCACCGGGCGTACCGATGCGGACGATCTGCGGGCCGCCGGAGCTACGGAAGTCATCGAGGATCTCGCGGATACGGAGAAAATGCTGAAGCTCCTGACGAAGTGA